From a region of the Cucumis sativus cultivar 9930 chromosome 6, Cucumber_9930_V3, whole genome shotgun sequence genome:
- the LOC101218295 gene encoding protein FORGETTER 1 isoform X3, whose translation MTQSPVPPSLAPPHPPPLYGSGVQVRCAGCRDVLVVAPGHTEFFCPSCQLPQMLPPELLVRAHSKPLPHPSPPLPPPPPPPPSLPLPLPLSIHHVPAHGIDPTKMQLPCANCKALLNVPHGLTRFVCPQCAVDLAVDVSKLHQFFPSRPPPEEVNEVAIEVEREEDEGGTVGETFTEYHPPKLSIGPLHPDPVVETSSLAAVQPPEPTYHLKIKDDLEKSKALSCLQIETLVYASQRHMHHLPNDTRAGFFIGDGAGVGKGRTIAGLLWENWHHGRRKSLWISVGSDLKYDARRDLDDVGAACIKVHALNKLPYSKLDSKSVGIREGVIFLTYSSLIASSERGRSRLQQLVQWCGTEFDGLIIFDECHKAKNLVPESGSQPTRTGEAVLELQDRLPEARIIYCSATGASEPRNMGYMVRLGLWGTGTSFIDFRDFLGALERGGVGALELVAMDMKARGMYLCRTLSYRGAEFDIVEAPLEAEMMEMYTLAAEFWAKLRLELMTASAYVTSDKPSTNQLWRLFWASHQRFFRHMCMSAKVPATVRLAKQALLEDKCVVIGLQSTGEARTEEAVTKYGLELDDFVSGPRELLLKFVEENYPLPEKPETLPEEGSVKELQRKRHSATPGMSLNGRLRKAAKWKPPSDVESDEESETDSAPESTESDDEFQICEICNTEGERKKLLRCSCCEQLFHPACLDPPPLDTETAEWSCQSCKEKTDEYLKERKAVVAELLKRYDAASDRKSNLLAIIRSLNLPNNPLDDIIDQLGGPDKVAEITGRRGMLVRAPNGKGVTYQPRNSKDVTMEMVNMHEKQLFMDGQKFVAIISEAGSAGVSLQADRRAANQKRRVHFTLELPWSADRAIQQFGRTHRSNQTSAPEYRLLFTNLGGERRFASIVAKRLESLGALTQGDRRAGLSLSAYNYDSAYGKTALTMMYRGILEQDALPVEPPGCSSEKPETIRDFIENAKAALNSVGIIRDTVLATGKDFGKSSSRIVESDMNDIGRFLNRLLGLPPDIQNRIFELFVSILDLLIQKARIEGNLDSGIVDMRANVVELRGSPKTVHVDPVSGASTMLFTFSLDRGVTWEVVTHPPMGHDKGKLKIAQGFPKCFYY comes from the exons ATGACCCAATCGCCGGTGCCTCCGTCCTTGGCTCCGCCGCACCCACCGCCATTATACGGCTCCGGAGTTCAGGTCCGTTGCGCTGGTTGTCGTGATGTTTTGGTAGTGGCGCCTGGTCATACTGAGTTCTTCTGTCCATCTTGTCAATTGCCTCAGATGTTGCCTCCTGAGCTTCTAGTTAGGGCCCACTCCAAGCCCCTTCCTCATCCTTCTCCTCCTCTACCGCCGCCTCCGCCTCCGCCGCCCTCGCTGCCTCTTCCCCTTCCTTTGTCCATACACCATGTTCCTGCTCATGGCATTGATCCTACCAAGATGCAGCTCCCTTGCGCTAATTGCAAAGCGCTTCTTAATGTTCCTCATGGTTTAACTAGGTTCGTTTGTCCTCAGTGTGCGGTTGACCTCGCTGTTGATGTTTCCAAGCTACATCAGTTCTTTCCCTCCCGGCCGCCTCCTGAAGAAGTCAACGAG GTAGCCATTGAAgtggaaagagaagaagatgaaggtggtACAGTGGGAGAGACGTTTACTGAATAT CACCCTCCCAAGCTATCTATAGGACCACTTCACCCAGACCCAGTTGTGGAGACATCATCTTTAGCTGCTGTCCAGCCTCCTGAACCCacttatcatttaaaaatcaagGATGATTTAGAAAAGTCAAAAGCTCTTTCATGCTTGCAAATTGAGACCTTGGTATATGCTTCTCAG AGACATATGCACCATCTCCCCAATGATACCAGGGCGGGATTCTTTATTGGAGATGGAGCTGGTGTTGGTAAAGGTCGAACCATTGCAGGTTTATTATGGGAAAATTGGCACCATGGGAGGAGGAAATCATT GTGGATTTCGGTTGGTTCAGATTTGAAGTATGATGCTAGGAGAGACTTAGATGATGTAGGTGCAGCGTGCATTAAAG TGCATGCTTTGAACAAGCTGCCTTATTCAAAGCTTGACTCAAAGTCTGTGGGTATTAGAGAAGGAGTTATCTTTTTGACGTATAGCAGCCTCATAGCATCTTCTGAACGAGGCCGTTCTCGCCTACAGCAGCTTGTTCAATGGTGTGGAACAGAATTTGATGGTCTCATCATATTTGATGAG TGTCATAAAGCAAAAAATTTGGTACCAGAATCTGGAAGCCAGCCAACTAGGACAGGAGAAGCCGTTCTAGAGCTGCAG GATCGACTTCCTGAAGCTCGTATAATTTACTGCTCAGCCACCGGTGCGTCTGAGCCACGGAATATGGGCTATATGGTCCGCCTCGGGCTTTGGGGAACTGGAACTTCCTTTATTGACTTCCGCGATTTTTTAG GTGCGTTGGAGAGAGGGGGTGTTGGGGCTTTAGAACTTGTTGCCATGGACATGAAAGCAAG GGGTATGTATCTGTGTCGCACACTTAGCTACCGAGGAGCTGAATTTGACATTGTGGAAGCACCGTTGGAAGCTGAGATGATG GAAATGTATACATTAGCTGCTGAATTTTGGGCAAAGTTGCGATTAGAATTGATGACAGCAAGTGCTTATGTTACTAGTGACAAGCCTAGCACCAATCAACTTTGGCGATTATTTTGGGCAAGCCATCAG CGTTTCTTCAGGCATATGTGTATGTCTGCGAAGGTTCCTGCTACTGTTAGACTAGCTAAGCAAGCATTATTGGAAGATAAATGTGTTGTCATTGGCCTGCAAAGTACTGGAGAGGCACGCACGGAGGAAGCTGTGACAAAATAT GGCCTTGAGCTTGATGATTTTGTTTCTGGACCTCGAGAACTATTGCTTAAATTTGTGGAAGAAAATTACCCTTTACCCGAAAAGCCTGAAACCCTACCTG AGGAGGGAAGTGTGAAGGAGCTTCAAAGGAAGAGACACTCTGCAACTCCTGGCATGTCACTAAATGGGAGGTTAAGGAAAGCTGCAAAGTGGAAACCTCCAAGCGATGTCGAAAGTGATGAAGAATCTGAAA CTGATTCTGCTCCTGAATCTACCGAATCAGATGATGAGTTTCAGATTTGTGAGATTTGCAATACTGAAGGG gaaaggaaaaaattacTTCGATGTTCCTGTTGTGAGCAACTTTTTCACCCTGCCTGTCTCGACCCACCTCCCTTGGACACAGAAACTGCAGAATGGTCATGTCAGTCTTGCAAAGAAAAGACAGATGAGTAtcttaaagaaagaaaagctgTTGTAGCtgaacttttgaaaag GTATGATGCTGCTTCTGATCGTAAGTCTAATTTGCTAGCAATTATCCGTTCACTGAATCTTCCAAACAATCCTTTGGATGATATTATTGATCAG CTTGGTGGTCCTGATAAGGTTGCGGAAATTACTGGAAGAAGGGGAATGCTTGTAAGGGCCCCCAATGGGAAGGGTGTTACATACCAGCCACGGAATTC GAAGGATGTGACTATGGAGATGGTCAATATGCATGAGAAACAACTGTTTATGGATGGTCAGAAGTTTGTTGCCATCATTTCTGAAGCTGGATCAGCTGGTGTTTCACTGCAGGCAGACAGAAGAGCTGCAAATCAG AAAAGAAGAGTTCATTTTACTTTAGAACTCCCTTGGAGTGCTGATCGAGCCATTCAACAATTTGGACGAACTCATCGCTCTAATCAAACTTCAGCACCCGAATACAG GCTTCTTTTTACGAATCTTGGTGGAGAACGGAGGTTTGCATCAATTGTTGCCAAGAGATTAGAATCGCTTGGAGCCTTAACTCAAGGAGATCGAAG AGCTGGGTTGTCATTAAGTGCATATAATTATGACAGTGCTTATGGAAAAACCGCCTTGACGATGATGTATAGAGGAATATTGGAGCAg GATGCCTTGCCCGTTGAACCTCCTGGTTGCTCATCTGAGAAACCTGAGACAATTCGTGATTTTATTGAGAATGCAAAAGCTGCTCTTAATTCTGTGGGAATAATCAGGGACACCGTACTTG CAACTGGGAAGGACTTTGGAAAGAGCTCTAGTCGTATTGTTGAGTCAGACATGAATGATATTGGACGTTTTCTTAATCGGCTTTTGGGCCTCCCTCCTGACATTCAGAATAG GATTTTTGAGTTATTTGTCAGCATATTGGATCTTCTAATTCAAAAGGCACGCATTGAAGGGAATCTTGATTCTGGAATTGTTGATATGAGAGCCAATGTTGTTGAATTACGAGGAAGTCCAAAG ACAGTTCACGTTGATCCTGTCTCTGGGGCATCTACCATGCTGTTTACTTTCTCTTTGGATCGTGGTGTGACCTGGGAG GTAGTCACCCATCCACCTATGGGACATGACAAAGGGAAACTGAAAATAGCACAAGGCTTCCCTAAATGCTTCTACTACTAG